The following are encoded together in the Proteiniphilum saccharofermentans genome:
- a CDS encoding SusC/RagA family TonB-linked outer membrane protein — protein sequence MAQNAVVGNVVDGNNTPLIGVNVIEKGTTNGTVTDVDGNFTLNVDNGATLVFSYIGYITQEVVVSGRKLDVVLLEDTEMLEEVVVVGYGTQSKRNISGSISSIKSEDIIRSTSTTLSGALAGKVQGITTRAADARPGRGVNLQIRNMGNPLYVIDGVPYGGITGADAFGMSQGSGEDIFNNLSLEDIESISILKDASAAVYGLRAANGVVLVTTKKGRKDDNINVNINGYYGLQNFTRYPQPANAYQFVRARVESEQNYGRNPAALYSPEELAKWQAGTEPGYKSYDYLDIVTRRNVPQYYLNANVSGGTNRATYYLSVAHTDQDAILRDFYYKRSNVQANLEANLTSGLTVGTQMSAILETTHNVGVPGLDDYFNPLLSVFTMWPIESPYANDNPNYIHQTHNVNVNPATYKDDVTGWVDQINRTMNVNLYAQYKFNFGLTLKGMYAYNYRNDDFDGFEYTYDAYRYDPQTDTYYTQPGWGNQNPWREKHKRNVVQRFQQFSASYDKVFGDHTVSAVLAYEQSDYDNTYLVIHTVPSNNYIEKMYLDEQDYLADDWSYQARAGYIGRINYNYKERYILEVLGRYDGSYLYYTDSQFGFFPGISAAWRISDESFFAPLKSAVSDLKFRASYGVTGSEIWNTANFNEPFPMFSYLGGFNFGDGNSVLDGNFVNGLRPRGLPVRNLSWVENKTTNVGIDISLLNYKLTASFDLFERRRTGLPAARYDVKLPSEVGYSLPRENLESDAHRGIEGLVSYTDHIGDLQYKVAANASLARRRWLEAYKPRFGNSWNEYRNSSEDRWTGITWGYQIIGRFKSAEEIANYPVNIDGRGNTDLLPGDFIYKDVNNDGIINSLDERPIGYALGAQPYISYGLNIGLNWKNWSLTADFAGATMQSYRRNWELKFPFQNNGSAPHYMFEDRWHREDPYNPNSNWVSGTYPAIRQNLRGDHPIYWTNDFWVTNVNYFRLKNVELGYVLPKNWSEKIGSSHVRLYVNGTNIFSLDNVGRFEIDPEIASENGLVYPLQKMLLFGVNLTF from the coding sequence ATGGCACAAAATGCTGTTGTCGGTAATGTGGTTGATGGAAATAATACGCCATTAATCGGGGTGAATGTTATTGAAAAAGGAACTACAAACGGAACCGTGACGGATGTTGACGGTAATTTTACTCTCAATGTTGATAATGGTGCAACTTTAGTTTTCAGCTACATTGGTTATATAACACAGGAAGTTGTTGTATCCGGCAGAAAATTGGATGTAGTTCTCCTTGAAGATACGGAAATGCTCGAAGAAGTTGTGGTGGTAGGTTATGGAACACAATCAAAAAGGAATATTTCAGGTTCTATCAGCAGTATAAAATCCGAAGATATTATTCGGTCGACATCCACAACTTTAAGTGGTGCCCTGGCCGGTAAGGTACAAGGTATAACCACCAGGGCTGCAGATGCAAGGCCCGGTAGGGGAGTGAATCTGCAAATCAGGAATATGGGAAATCCGTTGTATGTGATCGATGGTGTTCCCTATGGAGGGATTACCGGCGCCGATGCCTTTGGTATGTCGCAAGGGTCTGGAGAAGATATCTTTAATAATTTGTCGTTAGAGGATATTGAAAGTATTTCAATCCTGAAAGATGCTTCTGCAGCTGTTTACGGACTTAGAGCAGCGAACGGGGTTGTTTTGGTTACAACAAAGAAAGGTAGAAAAGATGATAACATAAATGTGAATATAAATGGTTATTATGGCCTTCAGAATTTTACCAGATATCCCCAACCCGCAAATGCATATCAATTTGTGAGGGCAAGGGTGGAGTCCGAGCAGAATTACGGTAGGAATCCGGCAGCCCTTTACAGTCCGGAAGAATTGGCTAAGTGGCAAGCGGGGACTGAACCGGGGTACAAGAGTTATGATTATCTGGATATTGTTACACGTAGGAATGTTCCCCAGTATTATTTGAATGCGAATGTTTCGGGTGGAACAAATAGGGCGACCTATTACCTGTCTGTGGCGCATACGGATCAGGATGCGATACTGAGAGATTTCTATTATAAGAGATCTAATGTACAGGCCAATCTGGAAGCTAATTTGACAAGTGGATTAACAGTAGGTACGCAGATGAGCGCCATATTGGAAACTACACATAATGTGGGTGTACCCGGATTAGATGACTATTTTAACCCCTTGTTGAGTGTTTTCACGATGTGGCCTATAGAAAGTCCTTATGCCAATGATAATCCCAACTATATTCACCAGACACATAATGTAAATGTGAATCCGGCTACATATAAAGATGACGTGACCGGTTGGGTCGACCAGATTAACCGGACTATGAATGTAAACCTCTATGCACAATATAAATTTAATTTCGGGTTGACATTGAAAGGAATGTACGCTTATAACTATAGGAATGATGATTTTGACGGATTTGAATATACATACGATGCCTATAGGTACGATCCCCAGACGGATACCTATTACACACAACCCGGATGGGGTAATCAAAACCCCTGGCGTGAAAAGCACAAAAGAAATGTAGTACAGCGTTTCCAACAGTTTTCAGCTTCATACGACAAAGTCTTTGGTGATCACACTGTGTCGGCCGTATTAGCTTATGAACAGTCGGACTATGATAACACCTACCTGGTTATCCACACTGTTCCTTCCAACAATTACATTGAAAAAATGTATCTGGACGAACAGGATTACCTTGCGGACGACTGGAGTTATCAGGCGCGTGCAGGTTATATAGGGAGGATAAACTATAATTATAAGGAAAGATATATCCTTGAAGTGCTTGGGCGTTATGATGGATCTTATCTTTACTATACGGACAGTCAGTTTGGCTTCTTCCCGGGGATATCTGCAGCATGGAGAATTTCCGACGAGAGTTTCTTTGCTCCTCTTAAAAGTGCTGTGAGTGATCTGAAATTCAGAGCTTCTTATGGTGTTACAGGAAGTGAGATATGGAACACGGCTAACTTCAATGAACCTTTCCCCATGTTTAGTTATCTGGGAGGGTTCAATTTTGGAGACGGGAACTCCGTTTTGGATGGAAATTTTGTCAACGGGTTAAGACCAAGAGGATTGCCGGTGCGTAATCTGTCATGGGTAGAGAATAAGACAACCAATGTAGGGATTGACATTTCCCTGTTAAACTATAAGCTGACTGCCAGTTTCGACCTGTTCGAAAGAAGACGTACAGGGTTGCCCGCTGCCCGTTATGATGTTAAATTACCTTCTGAGGTGGGTTATAGCCTGCCGAGGGAGAACCTGGAATCGGATGCACACCGGGGTATTGAAGGTCTGGTTTCTTATACGGATCATATTGGAGATCTTCAGTACAAGGTTGCGGCAAATGCTTCCCTTGCAAGGAGAAGATGGCTGGAGGCCTATAAACCCAGATTCGGTAATTCCTGGAATGAATACCGGAATTCCAGCGAAGACCGGTGGACGGGCATTACATGGGGGTATCAAATTATAGGACGTTTCAAGTCAGCAGAAGAGATTGCTAACTATCCCGTAAATATTGATGGCAGGGGTAATACGGATCTGTTGCCCGGCGATTTTATCTATAAAGACGTAAATAATGACGGTATTATCAATTCTCTTGATGAGAGGCCGATAGGTTATGCTTTAGGTGCCCAGCCATATATCAGTTATGGATTGAATATCGGGTTGAATTGGAAGAACTGGTCTCTCACTGCCGATTTCGCCGGTGCAACCATGCAGAGTTACAGGAGAAACTGGGAACTTAAGTTCCCATTCCAGAACAACGGCAGCGCACCGCACTATATGTTTGAAGACCGTTGGCACAGGGAAGACCCTTACAATCCCAATAGCAATTGGGTCTCGGGAACGTATCCGGCCATCAGGCAAAACCTGAGAGGTGATCACCCGATCTATTGGACAAATGACTTTTGGGTAACCAATGTGAATTATTTCCGGTTGAAGAATGTGGAGTTGGGATATGTCCTGCCTAAGAACTGGAGTGAAAAAATAGGTTCTTCCCATGTCCGTTTATATGTCAACGGAACAAACATATTCTCATTGGATAATGTAGGGAGATTTGAAATCGATCCGGAAATAGCTTCGGAAAACGGACTGGTTTATCCGCTTCAGAAAATGCTTTTATTCGGTGTTAATCTAACGTTTTAA
- a CDS encoding RagB/SusD family nutrient uptake outer membrane protein, whose amino-acid sequence MKKDIQYYSIIALLSVILVSCHGDWLDRNPKTIIMEEQVWNDPKQIVGLLANFYNRLPVFTGLEGNWRDMTMFDDAMWSGYSGEEWRNQMSSYGNNLGEIWDYGLVRDINLSLEGIDEYSTALSESEKNLYKAELRFIRAYYYFEMVRRMGGIPLITEQLVYDFSGDPTYLQHPRATEAAVYEFIANEMDEIKDQLGNEGSTTRANEFIALALKSRAMLYAASLAKYNNLMAVPVTTPGGEVGIPASKIEEYYNASLEASLAIINSGKYSLYRGNPHLGENYYEIFDKKTGNNEVIWVKDYKAPDKRHWFSYDNIARGLREDNLASSCVTPSLNLVESYPYLDGTAGTLKNRTNDNSDYIYYDDLSDIYANKDWRLYGTVLFSGASFKGLSAGIQAGVKVWNGTSYNTVEGEDIGTMYTDGGVLVGNSGPHRSMQEVSNTGFYLRKLIQSGAGTSTRGILSDNWWIHFRLAEIYLNAAEAMMELGLPDAVRYVNELRERAGHPANSLSDLNLDILMNERRIELAFEDHRYFDLKRWRKAHTVWNGDANNPNTMIYALYPYRVVGGPNDGKYVFDKMIAPRFRNPRYFQLANYYTFIPQHARDNNPKIVPNPFQ is encoded by the coding sequence ATGAAAAAAGATATTCAATACTATAGCATAATAGCTTTATTATCTGTTATTCTTGTATCGTGTCATGGGGATTGGCTTGACAGGAATCCTAAAACGATCATTATGGAAGAACAGGTTTGGAACGATCCGAAGCAAATCGTGGGTCTGCTGGCCAATTTCTATAACCGATTGCCGGTATTTACCGGACTCGAAGGCAATTGGAGAGATATGACAATGTTTGATGACGCTATGTGGTCCGGTTATTCAGGAGAGGAGTGGAGGAATCAGATGTCGTCTTACGGGAACAATCTGGGAGAAATATGGGATTATGGACTGGTACGTGATATTAATCTTTCACTTGAAGGTATTGACGAATATAGTACAGCACTCAGTGAGAGTGAAAAAAACCTTTACAAAGCAGAATTGAGGTTCATAAGAGCGTATTATTACTTCGAAATGGTAAGGAGAATGGGAGGAATACCGCTGATTACCGAACAACTGGTATATGATTTTAGTGGCGATCCTACTTATTTACAACATCCCCGGGCTACGGAAGCGGCTGTTTATGAATTTATTGCCAATGAAATGGATGAAATCAAAGATCAACTCGGCAATGAAGGGAGTACGACGAGAGCCAACGAGTTTATTGCACTCGCATTGAAGAGCAGGGCTATGCTGTATGCCGCATCCTTGGCAAAATACAATAACCTTATGGCCGTGCCCGTTACAACTCCCGGTGGGGAGGTCGGGATACCGGCTTCTAAAATTGAGGAATACTACAATGCTTCTTTAGAGGCTTCGTTGGCAATTATTAATTCAGGGAAATATTCATTATACAGAGGCAACCCTCATTTAGGTGAGAACTATTATGAAATCTTTGATAAGAAAACAGGTAACAATGAAGTGATTTGGGTAAAAGATTATAAAGCACCCGATAAAAGACACTGGTTTTCTTACGATAATATTGCCCGCGGATTAAGAGAGGATAATCTGGCTTCTTCTTGTGTAACCCCATCGTTGAATCTGGTGGAAAGCTATCCTTATCTCGACGGAACAGCCGGTACGCTGAAAAACAGAACCAATGATAACTCCGATTACATATATTACGATGATCTGTCGGATATTTATGCCAATAAAGACTGGCGCTTGTATGGAACTGTTCTCTTCTCGGGAGCATCGTTCAAAGGTTTGTCGGCAGGTATTCAGGCCGGAGTGAAAGTCTGGAATGGCACATCATACAATACTGTTGAAGGGGAAGACATCGGAACAATGTATACCGATGGTGGAGTATTGGTCGGAAATTCAGGACCTCACCGCTCCATGCAGGAAGTTTCCAATACTGGCTTTTATTTGAGGAAACTCATCCAATCAGGGGCAGGGACAAGTACCCGTGGTATTTTGAGCGATAACTGGTGGATACATTTCCGTCTTGCAGAGATATACCTGAATGCCGCGGAAGCTATGATGGAGCTGGGCCTTCCGGATGCGGTCAGGTACGTGAATGAATTGAGGGAAAGAGCAGGACATCCTGCTAACAGTCTTTCGGATTTGAATTTGGATATCCTGATGAATGAGAGACGAATAGAGTTGGCGTTTGAAGATCACCGCTATTTCGACCTGAAGAGATGGAGAAAAGCACATACTGTTTGGAATGGCGATGCAAATAATCCCAATACAATGATTTATGCCCTTTATCCTTACCGGGTAGTAGGTGGCCCTAATGATGGAAAATATGTATTCGATAAAATGATCGCACCGCGTTTCAGGAATCCGAGATATTTTCAATTGGCTAATTACTATACATTTATTCCTCAACATGCAAGGGATAATAATCCTAAAATTGTTCCAAATCCATTTCAATAA
- a CDS encoding DUF3823 domain-containing protein gives MKTKIFLTTYISAILLLLLFSCEKDNFSAPESMLSGKITYNDESIGVRSNALQLELWQHGYQNFTKIPVHIDQDGTFSAMLFDGNYKLVRMNGAPWENNTDSIDVVVKGNTVVDVPVVPYFTISNAAYSRNAKQITATFTVNRVSNQRELRAVRLFLGRTIITDNGYNIASAEKPASEVTLGTAVTLTVTIPDSHTEKFLYARIGVETEGIGQLLYSPSEKIQLD, from the coding sequence ATGAAAACGAAAATATTTTTGACAACATATATCAGCGCTATTCTCCTTCTGCTGCTTTTTAGTTGTGAGAAAGATAATTTTAGTGCTCCGGAGTCCATGTTATCCGGGAAAATAACTTATAACGACGAATCAATAGGTGTCAGGTCAAACGCCCTGCAATTAGAGTTGTGGCAACATGGTTATCAGAATTTCACGAAAATTCCCGTACATATCGATCAGGATGGAACTTTCTCCGCCATGTTGTTTGATGGGAATTATAAATTAGTCCGTATGAACGGGGCTCCGTGGGAAAACAATACAGACTCTATAGATGTGGTAGTTAAAGGAAATACTGTAGTGGATGTTCCCGTTGTCCCTTATTTCACGATAAGTAATGCTGCTTATTCCAGAAATGCCAAACAGATAACAGCCACATTTACGGTCAACAGGGTAAGTAATCAGAGAGAGTTGAGGGCGGTTCGTCTTTTCCTGGGAAGAACTATTATTACCGATAATGGGTATAATATTGCGAGTGCAGAAAAACCGGCATCCGAAGTTACACTCGGTACAGCGGTTACGTTAACCGTTACTATACCGGATTCCCATACTGAAAAGTTCCTATATGCAAGAATAGGAGTGGAGACAGAGGGTATAGGCCAATTATTGTATTCTCCTTCGGAAAAAATTCAATTGGATTGA
- a CDS encoding Cof-type HAD-IIB family hydrolase — translation MVKAIFFDIDGTLVSFKTHRIPDSARKSIEMIRNKGIKVFIATGRHSSVINNLDDMEFDGYITMNGCYCLQGNDNVIFKKSIDQADVNSFIDYIQQKRELPCLFVEEHRLSFNYIDEDVKFLMSLLKQEMPQINDLDYYRDKELFQLTAFFKDSQEEEVMSLLPNCSAMRWYPTFADVIAKGVDKGVGIDQFCNYYGFSLEETMAFGDGGNDIEMLRHAGIGVAMGNAKEEIKQAADYVTDTVDDDGVLKALQHFGLV, via the coding sequence ATGGTTAAAGCAATATTTTTTGATATTGACGGTACATTGGTCAGTTTCAAAACACATCGGATACCCGATTCCGCCCGGAAATCGATCGAGATGATCAGGAATAAGGGGATTAAAGTATTTATCGCCACCGGCAGGCACTCTTCAGTGATCAATAATCTGGACGACATGGAGTTCGACGGATATATCACGATGAATGGATGTTACTGCCTGCAAGGTAACGATAATGTTATATTTAAAAAAAGTATCGACCAGGCAGATGTCAATAGCTTTATCGATTATATACAACAGAAAAGGGAACTTCCCTGCCTCTTTGTAGAAGAACACCGTCTTTCTTTTAATTATATCGATGAAGATGTGAAATTTCTGATGAGCCTGTTGAAACAGGAAATGCCTCAGATAAATGATCTTGATTATTACCGGGACAAGGAATTATTCCAATTAACGGCGTTTTTCAAAGATTCTCAGGAAGAGGAAGTGATGAGTCTGTTGCCGAACTGTTCAGCTATGCGATGGTATCCGACTTTTGCCGATGTCATAGCTAAAGGGGTGGATAAAGGTGTCGGAATAGACCAATTCTGTAATTATTATGGATTCTCCCTGGAAGAGACGATGGCTTTCGGTGATGGAGGAAACGATATTGAAATGCTTCGTCATGCGGGTATAGGCGTGGCAATGGGAAATGCAAAGGAAGAGATCAAACAGGCGGCAGATTATGTGACCGACACTGTCGATGATGATGGTGTACTAAAGGCATTACAACATTTTGGGTTGGTGTAA